One Candidatus Poribacteria bacterium genomic window, CGATGGGCCCTTCCACGACCGCGACCATGACGGTCAGAGCCGCTACACGCTGGACGAGGTCATCGCCGAGCTCAAGGCGGATCGGATCGTCGTGGATGTCGTCGGGCTCGATTACCTGCCCGTCAAGCAACTCGCCTGGGGCACGGGTGGGAGGTGGGTTCCGATCCCCGGCAAGGGATATCTGGAAGACATCGCCCTCCCGCTGCCGGTGCGCTCGAATGCCGCGCTGGGGGTGCTCTCGACTCAAGGAGGCGTGCCGCGCGACGAGGTGCTGGTGTTCCTCCGACCGCCGGACATGCCGCAATGGGTCGAGCTCCGCTGGCGCGTCCTGAGCCCTCGCGGAGAGCGCGTCACGCAGGAGCTCGTCGAGCGGCTCGACGTGCCGTCGGGCGAGGAGCGCGTCGTCTTCCGACCCGCGCTGAATCCGTTGTGGTTCCGTGGGAACCCCGGCTACTATACTGCCATCTACCGAATCACCGACAGCCTGGGTAAGTCGAGCGTGCTTCGGCGCGTGATGGACTACCGTTGATCCCTTCGTTGCCGTCAGGAGCCCAGGAGCACCATGGCGAGCGTGCAGGCGCTTTCACAGCGAGCAGAGATGCTCATCGAGGCGCTGCCCTACATCCGCGAGTTCTACGGCAAGACCATCGTCGTCAAGTACGGTGGGCACGCGATGGTGGACGATGCCCTCAAGCGCGCCGTCATGCACGACGTCGTCCTGATGAAGTACGTCGGCATCAAGCCGGTAGTTGTCCACGGCGGCGGGCCCCAGATCAGCGACCTGATGGCGCGCGTCGGGAAAGAGTCCGAGTTCGTCAACGGGCTGCGCGTGACGGACGCGGATACCGTCAGTCTCGCCGAGATGGTGCTGGTCGGGACGATCAACAAAGACATCGTGTCCCTGCTGAACCGCTCGGGCGGACGAGCCGTCGGATTGAGCGGCAAAGACGGCGATCTGCTCCGCGCCGAGAAACACTTGGCTCGCGTCTCGGACAGGGACAAGGGCGATGTCGAAGTCGATATCGGCTTTGTCGGGCGCATCACGCGGATCAACCCGCAGATCATCCAGGTTCTGGAATCGCAAGGGTTCATCCCGGTGATCGCTCCCATCGCCGTCGGTGACGATGGCGAGACCTACAACATCAACGCCGACACGGCTGCCGGGGAGATCGCCGCCGCTCTCCGCGCGGAGAAGCTGCTGATGCTGAGCGACGTGCGCGGCGTGTTCCGCGACCGGAACGACGAGGGCTCGCTCATTTCGACGATCCGGCTCGGGGAGGAGCCCGCGCTGCGGTCAGAGGGCATCTTCAGCAGCGGGATGATTCCCAAGATCGAGGCGTGCGTGACGGCTCTTCGGGGTGGCGTCCGGAAAGCCCATGTCATCGACGGACGAATCCCTCACTCAATCCTTCTGGAGGTCTTCACCGACGGAGGCATCGGGACCCAGATCGTCCATGACGACCATCGAGCGTGACGGGAGGAACCATGTCCAACGCATCCATCAAGGCGGAAGCCACACAGTTCATCGTGAACACGTACGGCGAGCGGTCGCTGGCGCTCGTGCGCGGCGAGGGCCCGTACGTATGGGATGCCGACGGGAACCGTTACCTCGACTTCCTGGGCGGGATCGCCGTCAACGGCTTGGGACACTGCCATCCGGCGGTTGTCGCTGCCATCACGGAACAAGCCCGCACGCTCATTCACTGCTCGAACCTGTACTACATCGAGCCCCAGGTTCGGCTCGCGAAGCTACTGGTGGAAAACTCATTCGCCGAGCAGTGCTTCTTCTGCAACAGCGGCGCGGAGGCGAACGAAGCGGCGATCAAGCTCGCCCGGAAGTACGCCAAGGACAGCGGCAAGAGCGGCAAGTTCGAGATCGTGACGATGAACCAGTCGTTCCACGGGCGGACGCTCGCGGCGATCACGGCGACGGCGCAGCCGAAGTACCACAAGGGCTTCGAGCCGCTACCGTCTGGGTTCCGCTATGTGCCGTTCGATGATCTAGACGCGGCGAAGGCTGCGATGGCCAGCAGCGTCTGTGCGGTTCTGGTGGAGCCGATTCAGTCGGAGGGCGGCGTCAACGTCGCGAGCCCAGGGTATCTGGAAGGTCTCCGAAAGCTCTGCGACGCCAACGGCGCGCTCCTGATCTTCGACGAAGTTCAGACCTCGATGGGCAGGCTCGGAACGCTGTGGGGCTACGAATCGTTCGGCGTTGTTCCGGACGTGCTGACGATGGCGAAGTCCCTCGGCGGCGGCACGCCCATCGGAGCGCTGCTGTCCCGGCGCGACATCGCCGCCAGCTTCGGTCCCGGGACGCACGCATCGACCTTCGGTGGGAACCCGCTGGTGACGGCTGCCGCGCACGCTGCACTGACCACGGTTCTGAATGAGAACCTTCCAGCGCACGCTGCCAAGGTCGGCGCCTATCTGTCCGAGCGGATGGCGGCGCTCCGCGGCGAGTTCCCGTGCATCGTCGGGACACGCGGACGAGGGCTCCTGCAAGGTCTCGTCGTGAATGTCGATGCGAAGCCCATCGCGGCGAAGTGCATCGAGGAGGGGCTGCTGACGATCAGCACGAACGACAGCGTGCTTCGGTTCCTTCCGCCCCTGACGATCCAGCGTGAGCACGTTGACGAAGCCGTCGCCATCGTCCGAAGGGCTCTCAAGGCGAGTCAGTGAAGCGGCGTCTCTCCCGATTCGCGGTAGCGCTCCTGTTGGTCGTGGGCTGCCAGCGCGGCGAGCCGCGCGCGGCGGAGGCACAGGCTCCGAGCTCCCCGCCTGCGGACTACGCGACGGCGCGGGGACCGCAGGCTACTCAGGATTTGGCTCAGTCCCGCGAGAACGCGATTGTGCGCGCCATCGAACGCGCGGGACCGGCGGTCGTCAACATCAGCTCGACGCAGGTCGTGCGCGTCGTGCGCGACCCGTTCTGGAGCTTCTTCTGGGGCGAGAGCCAGGTTCAGGAGCAGAAGCGCCAGAGCCTCGGTTCCGGTGTCATCTTCGATGCGGAGCACGGCTACGTCCTGACGAACGAGCACGTCATCGAAGACGCGACGTATGTCACCGTGCGGCTCCAGGACGGCAGGGAGTTCCGGGCTGAGATTCTCGGCGAAGACCCGATTGCGGACCTGGCTGTCCTGAAGATCGACGGTGAAGACCTCCCGGCGTGTCTGTTCGGCACGTCCGACGACCTTCGCATCGGCGAATGGGCGATTGCCATCGGCAACCCATTCGGACAACTGGTTCGAGACCTGAAACCCTCTGTGACCGTCGGCGTCATCAGCGCGACCAACCGCGTCGTGCAGGTGGGCAACCGCACGTACTCGAACTTGATCCAGACGGACGCCGCCGTGAATCCGGGCAACAGCGGGGGTCCGCTCGTCAACGCCGCCGGCGAGGTGATCGGCATCAACACGTTCATTCTCAGCGAGAGTGGCGGTTCCCATGGTGTGAACTTCGCCCATGCGATCTCGCTGGCGAAGCGCGTGATCGACCGCATCCTCGAGAACGGCGGCGTCGAGGAACCCTGGGTTGGGATGCAGTACCGCGAAGTGACGCCCCAGATCGCGGAACAGATTGGGGCGTCCGTGCGCGAGGGCGTGATCGTCACTCGCGTCGAGCGTGGCGGGCCCGCCGACAAAGCGGGCTTGCGAGAGAACGACATCATCACCCAGGTGAACGGTCAGAAGGTCTACAGCACGGTCGATACGTACAGCATCATCCGTCTGGTTCGGAGCGGAGAGCGGATCGAGCTGACGCGCGTTCGTGGCGACGTATCCGGCACGGTGCGGATGACCGCGGAGGTGCTCCCTGGGTACGAGTTCTACGGCACGGTCGTCCGCGACACGTCCGAGGTAAGAGGAGTCGTCGTGCGGAGCGTTCAATCAGGAAGCGTGTTCGCGCGCGTGCTCCGCCCTGGGGATCGGATCATCGGGGTCGGGAACCGGCGCGTGGACACGGTCGAGGAGCTCCGAGGGATCGCGCGCCAGATCCGCTCCGGGTATGATGTCACGATCACATTCGAACGCCGAAACCAGCAGCATCAGTACACGTTTCGCGCATCAGACTAGCGGAGCAGATCCGATGCGGCTCAACGCCGCAGGTCGATAGAGTTCCAGCGTCTGGAGGGCAACGCGCCATGAAGCCGGTCTACATCCTCGTGGTCGTCGCGATCGCGGCGGTGATCGTCGTCTGGTATCGGCTGGCGCAGCCGGAGCCGATCGTCCCAGACACGGACAGCCTGAGCATGCAGTACAATGTCGCCAAGGAGACGGCGGACCTGTTGTTGGAGCGCGCTCGGCGGGACGGCAACTACGCCAGCGCCATCGAAGGCTACAAGCAGGCGCTGTCGCTGAGACCCGACAACGCCGAAGCGCACAACGATCTGGGCGCCACGTACTACGAGATCGCGCTGGCGAGGATGGCGAACCCCATCGAAGAGGACTTGCGCGAGTACAGCCCGAATGTGCGCGACACGATCGACTACATGAAGGGCAAGATGGCGGAGATGCCGTCCGGCAAGTTCTCCTGGACCATCTCGGAACCGACACTGCGGCTGCTGGATACTCACCTCGGCGCGCGTTCCGATCTGCTCTACTACTCGCGTCCCGACGGAAGCGCCTACGAGGTGATCATCATCTGCGGCGACACGGCATCGTCCCTGCGCGATGCCGAAGTGGAGTTCCGGCGAGCCATCGACCTCAAGCCGCAGTACGCTCCCTCCTACCGGAACCTAGGCGCCCTCTACGTGACGCGCGGGAACCGGAAGGACGCGCTCGTCTACTTCAAGGAAGCGCTCCGTCTGGAGCCCCAGGACCGCGACCTGGCGACCTACATCGAGCAGCTCACTCGCCTCTGACGATCTCCACGCTGGTGGAGTTGCGGCACTATCTCCGGGAATGACGGTTTGCGTTCGATGTCCAGCACGCAAGAGGGCGCTAACGTCGCCTCGCGGGGTCTGCCAGTGTGGATGGCTGCCGGCTCGTGGCGGAAGCCCGGCGTCAAGGAGCTCTTTCTCGACGCCGCCAGATTCGTCGTGTCGAGACCCGCGACGTTCGCGCTGCCCGCCGTCGTGACATGCATCGTCAGTGGCGTCGGAGGCGTTGGGCTGGCGCTGGCAGGCAGGAACTTCTACCCGTCGGCTCCGCTCGCCGCGACGGTATCCGCTGGCGCATCGTCGGCGTTCCTCATCGCGTTGCTTCTCACGCCTTACGTCGGGTCGTCTGCCATGTCCGCTGCGCTCAGCCTGTGGGGTGGCGCGCGCGTCCATTTCGAGCGGATCCGCTGGTACCGTCTTCTGGGCACGACCCTCTACCTCGCCATCCCGGTAACGCTGCTGACGAAGCTCTTTCCTCCGGGGATGGTCGCGATCCCGTTCTACATCTGGTGGGCGTTCGCGCCGTATGTGGTTCTGCTCGAGGGCGACGGCGGGCGAACGGCGCTTCGTCGGAGCCGAATGCTCTCGGTCGGGGAGTTCTCCGCGACGGCGCTTCCCGTGGCGCTGTCGCTGGCGGTATTCTATGCGGGGCTGATCGCGGCGTCGCGGTTGGTGCCGCAGCACCCAGCCGGGTTCCTGCCGTCGGACAGCGGGGGATACCAACGCACGCTGGCTGAAGGCGAGAAGTACGACCCGACGACGCGCATCCTCACGCATCCCGACGGGAAGGCATCGACCGTTCCGGCGGACGCAACCTACGACGCAGAGACCCGAACGCTGCACGTCGCGCCGCCTCCCGAAGTTGCCGTGACGGTCGCGCTGACGTGGGTCGGGGTTCCCTGGTTGCTGGCGATGCTCTTGGAGCCCATTCGGTGGACGGTTCTCGCGTGGGTCTACCTGAACCTGCGGATTCGCCGGGAAGGTCTGACGCCCGCCGAAGCGTTCGACGAGTTGCGACGCGATACGTGACGATCGGTTCCCCACGGTGCGAGGGCGCATGGCTAAGACCGGCATCGTCTATCACGACGACTACCTGCTCCATGACACGGGGTTTGGGCATCCGGAGCGCCGACAGCGGCTGGAGGCGATCTGGGAGGTGCTTCCTTCCAGTTCCGTGGGCGGCAAACTGGTCAGGATTGTGGCGCGACCGGCGTTGCCCGACGAGCTCGCATACATCCACTCGGCGAGCCACATCGCCGACATCCGCAAGATTTCGGAGCGAGGAGGCGGGCTCCTCGATTACGACACGCCCATCGATTCCCGGTCGTACGAGATCGCCCTCCTGTCGGTCGGAGGGGTGTTGTCCGCTGTGGATGCGGTGTTAGGCGGCGAGGTCGATTCCTGCTTCGCGTGCGTGCGCCCGCCGGGTCACCACGCGACGCCGTCGCGCGGCATGGGGTTCTGTCTGTTCAACAACGTCGCCATCGCGGCGCGCCACGCGCAGAGGCGGCATGGCATCGACCGCGTGCTCATCGTGGACTGGGACGTGCATCACGGCAACGGCACGCAGGACGCCTTCTACTCGGACGGCTCCGTGTTCTTCTTCTCCGTTCACCAGCACCCGCTCTATCCGGGAACCGGGATGGCGCAAGAGCGAGGCGATGGCGACGGTTTCGGCGCGACACTGAACGCCCCGCTTCCGGCTCGAAGCGGCGACGAGGACTACGTCGCCGTATTCTGGTCGCGTCTCGTTCCCGCCGCGCGGGAGTTCCAGCCGGAGCTCATCCTGATCTCCGCTGGTTTCGATGCCCACGAAGCGGACCCGTTGGGCGGGATGCGCGTCACGACGCATGGCTTCGGAGCGCTGACGTCCATCGTACGAGAGCTTGCGGACGAGCTCTGCGGCGGACGGATCGTGTCGTCGCTGGAAGGCGGCTACAGCCTGGACGGGCTGTCATCGTCGGTCGTCGAGCACTTGGCGCGGCTTTCTGAGTGAGCGCGGCGACTGAGGCAATGCCATGGACCCACTCGTCTCCGAGCGGATGGACGAACTGCGCGTGATCTGCCGCCGTCGTGCGGTGCGACGCCTCTGGCTCTTCGGTTCTGTCGTCACCGGTGGCTTCGACCAGGATCGCAGCGATGTCGATGCGCTCGTCGAGTTCCGTCGTGTCCCGCTACACACACGAGCGGAATCCTACTTCGGGCTGTGGAGCGATCTTCAGCGACTGTTCGAGCGTCGCGTCGACCTGGTCGAAGACGCCGCCATCCAGAACCCCTATTTCAGGCGAGCCGTCGACAGCGAACGGGTCATCGTCTATGACGCGGAAGACGCCGCGCCTTCACTTGCATGATGTCCTCGAAGCGTGCCTCGCCATCGAGCGATTCGTCGCAGGACGAACGCTACATGTTTACCTGTCCGACGAAGTGTTGCGTGCAGCCGTCGAGCGCAAGTGCACAATCATCGGTGAGGCGCTGAACCAGGCGTTGCGTATGGATCCCTCTCTCGCTCAGCGCATCTCGCAGACCGACAAGATCATCGGGTTCCGCCACCGACTAATCCACGGGTACGGTGAAGTCCGGGACGACATCGTTTGGGATACGGTCATCCACGACACGCCGATTCTGACCGCAGAGATCGAAGCGTTGCTCCATGCCGACGAGAACCGATGAGAGTACCAGCGGTGTGGCGGCTCGCTGATCTGGTCGTCGCTGGAAACGTAGTACTCGATCCGACTGCCGGTCATGGAGTCGTTGGGCTCAGCCTTATGACACCACGCACGCTGCAGCCCTGAGCGGGGAGACCTCCACTGAGAACCGATTGCCTCAGCGTGATCGTAGCCAAAGAGCCCGTCGCACCGGGTCACTACCGGATGCGCTTGACGTGTGACTGGGAGTCCGCCGAGCCCGGACAGTTCCTCCATCTCTGGCTGCCGGAATGCCGCGATCCACTGCTCCGTCGCCCCTACACCGTCTACCGGCTGCGCGACGGACACCTCGACATCCTGTTCCAGGTCGTCGGCGAGGGTACGGCGCTGCTCGCCGAGCGATCGCCGGGCGACGTCGTGCGCGTTCTGGGCCCGTTGGGCAACGGGTTCTCGATGCCTCCCGCCGGTTCCACCCCGTACGTCGTCGGCGGCGGGGTTGGGATGGCGTCGCTCCATCTGCTGGTCGAGCGCCTGATCGAGGGCGGCTTCTCGCCTCGCGTGCTGATCGGGGCGCGGAGCACCGGCTACGTACTGTGCCGGGACGATCTCGACGCGTTGGGCGTAACGCCCGATATCTCGACGAATGACGGGAGCGAGGGCTACCACGGGTTCGTGACGGACCTGCTCCAGACTCGGTTGGAACGCGATCCCGCTGGCTCGCCGGTCATCTACACTTGCGGGCCCACGCCGATGATGGCAGCCGTCGCCAAGATCGCTGCGCAACGCGAGATCGACTGTCAGGTCGCCCTTGAGAACCGGATGGGCTGCGCCCTGGGCGTTTGTCTCGGATGCGTCGTTCCGATTCGATCCGAAAGCGGCGTCGGCTACCAGCGCGTCTGCACCGAGGGTCCCGTCTTCGACGCCCGGACCGTCGAGTGGGGGTACCGCGTATGACCGCTGCCCCAGCTCAGCCGGATATGCGCGTGAACATCGGCGGCATGTCGATGAGGAACCCGGTCATGACGGCGTCCGGGACATTCGGCTATGGTCAAGAGTACCGGGACTTCGTCGATCTGAACCGGCTGGGAGCCGTCGGCGTCAAGAGCGTGACGCTTGAGCCCCGCGCTGGTAACGCGACGCCGCGCATCGCAGAGACGCCCAGCGGGATGCTCAACACGATCGGGCTCCAGAACGTCGGGGTGGACGCGTTCATCGCGGAAAAGCTGCCCTATCTGCGCCGCTTCGACACGTCGGTTCTCGTGAATCTGTCCGGGAGGACGGTCGGCGACTACGTCGAACTGTGCCAGCGGCTGAATGACGTGCCCGGCGTTCACGGGCTCGAACTGAATGTGTCGTGTCCGAACGTCGAACATGGCGGCATGGAGTTCGGCGTCGACGCGGCGGTGCTAGGCGGTCTCGTCGAGGCGTGTCGACGCGTGACGGTTCTGCCGTTGATCGTGAAGCTGTCGCCGAACGTGACGAGCATCGTCGAGATGGCGTTAGCGGCGGAACGAGCCGGAGCCGACGCCCTCGCGCTCATCAACACGCTGCTGGGTATGGCGATCGATGTCGAGACGCGCCGCCCGAAGCTGTCTCGCACGATGGGCGGGCTGTCCGGGCCCGCGATCAAGCCGATTGCCGTGCGAATGGTGTGGCAGACGTACCAGGCGGTGCGCGTCCCCATCATCGGCATGGGAGGCATCGCGAATGCCGAGGACGCCGTCGAGTTCATGCTCGCGGGCGCGACGGCGGTCGCGGTCGGCACGGCGAGCTTCGTCAATCCGAGGGCGAGCATCGATGTCATCGACGGGCTAGAAACGTACTGCCTCGACCACGGCATCGCGAAGGTCTCCGACCTCGTCGGCAAGTGCCTGGTGGACTGACGCGGACTGAGAGGACGACAGAGCCATGCGCGACTTGATTGGCATCGACGACCTGGATCGCGGCGAAATCGAGAGCGTCCTCGACCTCGCGGCGGAGATGGAAGTGCTCCGCGAAATGGGCTCAGACCTCTGCAAGGGCAAGATCCTCGCTACGATCTTTTACGAACCCAGCACGCGGACGCGCCTTTCGTTCGAGAGCGCGATGCTTCGGTTGGGCGGGGAGGTGCTCGGGTTCGCCGACCCGCAGACGACCTCGGTCGCCAAGGACGAGACGCTCGCGGACACCGTCCACATGGTGTGCAACTACTCGGACATCATCGTGATGCGGCACTCGAAGGCAGGAGCGGCGCGGCTCGCCGCCCAGCACTCCGTCGTGCCGATCGTCAATGCCGGTGACGACGCCCATCAGCACCCGACCCAATCCCTGACGGACCTGTTCACGATCCGAAGGCTGCGGGGCGACATCTCCGAGCTCACCGTGGGCATCTGCGGCGATCTGCGTTTTGGCAGGGCGGCTCACTCGCTCGCCTACGCTCTGGCGATGTTCGGCGCGCGGATCGTGCTGATCGCGCCAACCGGTCTCGAGTTGCCCGAAGATGTCTCCTGGCGGCTCGACAACCTCTACGGCGCGAACACGTCACTCGCGGAGACGCCGCGCGACGTGATCGGCGAACTGGACGTTCTCTACGTGAACCGGCTCCAGAAGGAGCGGCTGCCGGCAGAGCTGGATGCGAACGCCATCAAGGATGTGGCGCGCAGCTACCGGGTCGACGCCGATCTGATGAAGCTCGCCAAGCCCGACTGCCTGGTGATGCACCCGCTGCCGCGCGTCGATGAGCTGACGCACGACCTCGACGATGACCCACGAGCGGCGTACTTCCAGCAGTCGTCCAACGGCGTGCCGGTTCGTATGGCGCTGATGGCGATGCTCCTCCGGCGCGTCGACCGCCCCGCCTTCCGCGAGAAGCCGCGTCGCGTCACGGAGCCCTCAGAGCATGTGTGCGCGAACCCGGCGTGTGTCACGCAAGCGGAGCCGCGCGTGCGCCCGTTGGTTGAGACGGTCGACGCTGCCCGTGGTGTGAAGTGGTGCGCTTACTGTCGATATCTGCTTCCGGACGCCAGCGGTTCGTGATCCGGGCGCTCCTGCTGGCGACTGTCCTGGTCGCCCCTGGCGTCCGTGCGGAAAGGACGACACCCATGCCAGCGCAGCCCATGCCGGAGCATCCTCGCCTGCTGTTCACGCCCTCGTCGATTGCCGAGATGAAGGATCGCGTGGCGCGTTACGACTGGGCGCGCGAACGCTGGAACGCACTCAAACGCCGCGCCGACGACGTGCTCGACGATCCGATCGAGCTCCCGCCGCGCGGCGGCAACTGGTGGCACTGGTACGCCTCGCCGCGAAACGGAGCCCCACTGAGAACCGGCGAGCAGATCGGTCCCTGGCGCTGGGAGCACGTCAGCCCGGTCGACGGCGAGGTGTTCCTGGGCGATCCGTCGGAACCGAGCAAGGACTACGACGGCGTCGCCATCTCCGGCGTGCACAGCCGTTACGCCCGGATCGTTCTCGACCTGGGCATCGCGCATGCGATGACCGGCGAGTCGGGCTACGCCGACAAAGCGCGGGACGTGCTCCTCGCCTACGCGGACAAGTACCTGAGCTATCCGCTCCACACGATCCGGGGCGAGGAGCGCATCGGCGGCGGTCGCGTGGGCCCCCAGACGCTCGACGAAGCCGTTTGGCTCATCCCAATCTGCCAGGGAGCCGATCTGATATGGGATCGACTCAGCGAACGGGATCGAGATGAGATCGGATCGAAGCTGCTGATTCCAGCCGCGAGAGACGTGATCCTCCCGCACGAGATGGGCGTTCACAACATCCAGTGCTGGAAGAACAGCGCCGTCGGATTGGTCGGGTTCCTGCTCGGCGACGATGACCTGATCCGCGAAGCCATCGACAACCCGACACGAGGCTACCGCCGACAGATGGAGGGCGGCGTGCTCCCCGACGGCGTCTGGTGGGAAGGCGCGTGGGGATACCACTTCTACACGGTCTCCGCGCTGTGGTCCCTCACGGAAGCGGCGCGGAACTGCGGCATCGACCTCTACGGCGACGCGTTCCGACGGATGTTCGAAGCGCCGCTGAACCTCGTCATGCCCGACGGCAAGCTGCCCGCGTTCAACGACAGCGGCACGGTCGATCTGCGCGGCTCCGCGCCGATCTACGAGCTCTCCTACGCCAGGTACGGCTCTGAACGCTTCGCCGATCTGCTGAGCGCGAGCGGCGCGACCAGCGACTACGCTCTGTGGTTCCGCTTAGGCGACCTTCCTGCCGCAACGGCGCGGACCTGGACGAGCGAAAACCACACCGGCTCCGGGTACGCCGTCTTGGCGCGCGGCGAGGGAGCCGACGCGACATGGGTCTGCCTGAAGTACGGTCCGCACGGCGGCGGACACGGGCACCCGGACAAGTTGAACCTGGCGCTCTACGCCCACGGGGAACTGATCGGGCTCGATCCAGGAACCGCGCGCTACGGTCAGCCGATCCAGGCGGGATGGTACCGAACGACCTTCGCGCACAACACGCTCACGGTCGATCAGACATCGCAGAAGCCGGCGGAAGGGCGCTGTCTGGCGTTCGGCAGTTCAGACGGAGTGGACTTCGCCGTCACGCAGGCAGGTGACATCTACGACGGCGTTCGCTTCATGCGGTCGGTTGCGCTGGTGTCAGCCGGCTTGATCGTCGTGCATGACCGCATCGACTGCGACCGAGATCGTACCCTCGACCTCGCGATGCACCTGGAGGGCTCCT contains:
- a CDS encoding alginate lyase family protein encodes the protein MPAQPMPEHPRLLFTPSSIAEMKDRVARYDWARERWNALKRRADDVLDDPIELPPRGGNWWHWYASPRNGAPLRTGEQIGPWRWEHVSPVDGEVFLGDPSEPSKDYDGVAISGVHSRYARIVLDLGIAHAMTGESGYADKARDVLLAYADKYLSYPLHTIRGEERIGGGRVGPQTLDEAVWLIPICQGADLIWDRLSERDRDEIGSKLLIPAARDVILPHEMGVHNIQCWKNSAVGLVGFLLGDDDLIREAIDNPTRGYRRQMEGGVLPDGVWWEGAWGYHFYTVSALWSLTEAARNCGIDLYGDAFRRMFEAPLNLVMPDGKLPAFNDSGTVDLRGSAPIYELSYARYGSERFADLLSASGATSDYALWFRLGDLPAATARTWTSENHTGSGYAVLARGEGADATWVCLKYGPHGGGHGHPDKLNLALYAHGELIGLDPGTARYGQPIQAGWYRTTFAHNTLTVDQTSQKPAEGRCLAFGSSDGVDFAVTQAGDIYDGVRFMRSVALVSAGLIVVHDRIDCDRDRTLDLAMHLEGSWEQVPAGEPWSVPEADGYRYLRDSTTRTSETTTLGLRVSDALRASVLLASGEPTEIITATGVGDHTEDRVPVVVFRRRGNRMSLAWCVALNGAPKSLKSEGTIVEAVDATGKRWRLDFGGDSVAVLDAP